In the Microcebus murinus isolate Inina chromosome 14, M.murinus_Inina_mat1.0, whole genome shotgun sequence genome, one interval contains:
- the RASGEF1A gene encoding ras-GEF domain-containing family member 1A isoform X2 has product MPQTSVVFSSCLGPSCSGQAQPGMGERGGGAGGASGELIFQEGRLISGSLEALMEHLVPRVDYYPDRTYIFTFLLSSRVFVPPRDLLARVGQIYLEQRQQLEDEPEKAKLKSFSAKIVQLLQEWTEAFPYDFQDEKAMAELKAITHRVTQCDEENGTVKKAIAQMTQSLLLSLAARSQFQELREKLRPPAVDKGSVLKTKPPAAQKDILGVCCDPLVLAQQLTHIELDRVSSIHPEDLMQIISHVDSLDNHRCRGDLTKTYSLEAYDNWFNCLSMLVATEVCRVVKKKHRTRMLEFFIDVARECFNMGNFNSMMAIISGMNLSPVARLKKTWSKVKTAKFDVLEHHMDPSSNFCNYRTALQGATQRSQMANSSREKIVIPVFNLFVKDIYFLHKIHTNHLPNGHINFKKFWEISRQIHEFMTWTQVECPFEKDKKIQNYLLTAPIYSEEALFIASFESEGPENHMEKDSWKTLRTTLLNRA; this is encoded by the exons ATGCCCCAGACGTCCGTCGTCTTCTCCAGCTGCCTCGGGCCCAGCTGTAGCGGACAGGCGCAGCCCGGCATGGGGGAGCGGGGAGGTGGGGCTGGCGGCGCCTCCGGAGAACTCATCTTCCAAGAGGGACGCCTCATCTCTGGGTCCCTGGAGGCCCTGATGGAGCACCTGGTCCCCAGGGTGGACTATTACCCTGAC AGGACGTACATCTTCACGTTTCTCCTGAGCTCCCGAGTCTTCGTGCCCCCGCGCGACCTGCTGGCCCGTGTGGGGCAGATCTACCTGGAGCAACGGCAGCAGCTGGAGGATGAGCCTGAAAAG GCCAAGCTGAAGTCCTTCTCAGCCAAGATCGTGCAGCTTCTGCAGGAGTGGACGGAGGCTTTCCCGTATGACTTCCAGGACGAGAAGGCCATGGCCGAGCTGAAGGCCATCACACACCGCGTCACCCAGTGTGACGAG GAGAATGGCACGGTGAAGAAGGCCATTGCCCAGATGACACAGAGCCTGTTGCTGTCCCTGGCCGCCCGGAGCCAGTTCCAGGAACTGCGAGAGAAGCTTCGGCCACCAGCTGTGGACAAAGGGTCCGTCCTCAAGACCAAGCCACCAGCCGCCCAGAAGGACATTCTGGGTGTGTGCTGCGACCCCCTGGTGCTGGCCCAGCAGCTGACTCACATTGAGCTG GACAGGGTCAGCAGCATCCATCCTGAGGACCTGATGCAGATCATCAGCCATGTGGACTCCTTAGACAACCACAGG tgCCGAGGGGACCTGACCAAGACCTATAGCCTGGAGGCCTACGACAACTGGTTCAACTGCCTGAGCATGCTGGTGGCCACAGAGGTGTGCCGG GTGGTGAAGAAGAAGCACCGGACCCGCATGTTGGAGTTCTTCATCGACGTGGCCCGGGAGTGCTTCAACATGGGGAATTTCAACTCCATGATGGCCATCATCT CTGGCATGAACCTCAGTCCCGTGGCACGGCTGAAGAAAACCTGGTCCAAAGTCAAGACGGCCAAGTTCGACGTCTTGGAG CACCACATGGACCCTTCCAGCAACTTCTGCAACTACCGCACGGCCCTGCAGGGCGCCACGCAGAGGTCCCAGATGGCCAACAGCAGCCGAGAGAAGATCGTCATCCCTGTGTTCAACCTCTTCGTTAAGGACATCTACTTCCTGCACAAAATCCACACCAACCACCTGCCCAATGGGCACATTAACTTCAAG AAATTTTGGGAGATCTCCAGACAGATCCATGAGTTCATGACATGGACACAGGTAGAGTGTCCCTTCGAGAAGGACAAGAAGATTCAGAATTACCTGCTCACGGCGCCCATCTACAGTGAGGAAG CTCTCTTCATCGCCTCCTTTGAAAGTGAAGGTCCCGAGAACCACATGGAAAAGGACAGCTGGAAGACCCTCAG GACCACCCTCCTTAATAGAGCCTGA
- the RASGEF1A gene encoding ras-GEF domain-containing family member 1A isoform X1, translating into MPQTSVVFSSCLGPSCSGQAQPGMGERGGGAGGASGELIFQEGRLISGSLEALMEHLVPRVDYYPDRTYIFTFLLSSRVFVPPRDLLARVGQIYLEQRQQLEDEPEKAKLKSFSAKIVQLLQEWTEAFPYDFQDEKAMAELKAITHRVTQCDEENGTVKKAIAQMTQSLLLSLAARSQFQELREKLRPPAVDKGSVLKTKPPAAQKDILGVCCDPLVLAQQLTHIELDRVSSIHPEDLMQIISHVDSLDNHRGPPGFLRPAVSSQCRGDLTKTYSLEAYDNWFNCLSMLVATEVCRVVKKKHRTRMLEFFIDVARECFNMGNFNSMMAIISGMNLSPVARLKKTWSKVKTAKFDVLEHHMDPSSNFCNYRTALQGATQRSQMANSSREKIVIPVFNLFVKDIYFLHKIHTNHLPNGHINFKKFWEISRQIHEFMTWTQVECPFEKDKKIQNYLLTAPIYSEEALFIASFESEGPENHMEKDSWKTLRTTLLNRA; encoded by the exons ATGCCCCAGACGTCCGTCGTCTTCTCCAGCTGCCTCGGGCCCAGCTGTAGCGGACAGGCGCAGCCCGGCATGGGGGAGCGGGGAGGTGGGGCTGGCGGCGCCTCCGGAGAACTCATCTTCCAAGAGGGACGCCTCATCTCTGGGTCCCTGGAGGCCCTGATGGAGCACCTGGTCCCCAGGGTGGACTATTACCCTGAC AGGACGTACATCTTCACGTTTCTCCTGAGCTCCCGAGTCTTCGTGCCCCCGCGCGACCTGCTGGCCCGTGTGGGGCAGATCTACCTGGAGCAACGGCAGCAGCTGGAGGATGAGCCTGAAAAG GCCAAGCTGAAGTCCTTCTCAGCCAAGATCGTGCAGCTTCTGCAGGAGTGGACGGAGGCTTTCCCGTATGACTTCCAGGACGAGAAGGCCATGGCCGAGCTGAAGGCCATCACACACCGCGTCACCCAGTGTGACGAG GAGAATGGCACGGTGAAGAAGGCCATTGCCCAGATGACACAGAGCCTGTTGCTGTCCCTGGCCGCCCGGAGCCAGTTCCAGGAACTGCGAGAGAAGCTTCGGCCACCAGCTGTGGACAAAGGGTCCGTCCTCAAGACCAAGCCACCAGCCGCCCAGAAGGACATTCTGGGTGTGTGCTGCGACCCCCTGGTGCTGGCCCAGCAGCTGACTCACATTGAGCTG GACAGGGTCAGCAGCATCCATCCTGAGGACCTGATGCAGATCATCAGCCATGTGGACTCCTTAGACAACCACAGG GGTCCTCCAGGCTTCCTGAgacctgctgtgtcctcacagtgCCGAGGGGACCTGACCAAGACCTATAGCCTGGAGGCCTACGACAACTGGTTCAACTGCCTGAGCATGCTGGTGGCCACAGAGGTGTGCCGG GTGGTGAAGAAGAAGCACCGGACCCGCATGTTGGAGTTCTTCATCGACGTGGCCCGGGAGTGCTTCAACATGGGGAATTTCAACTCCATGATGGCCATCATCT CTGGCATGAACCTCAGTCCCGTGGCACGGCTGAAGAAAACCTGGTCCAAAGTCAAGACGGCCAAGTTCGACGTCTTGGAG CACCACATGGACCCTTCCAGCAACTTCTGCAACTACCGCACGGCCCTGCAGGGCGCCACGCAGAGGTCCCAGATGGCCAACAGCAGCCGAGAGAAGATCGTCATCCCTGTGTTCAACCTCTTCGTTAAGGACATCTACTTCCTGCACAAAATCCACACCAACCACCTGCCCAATGGGCACATTAACTTCAAG AAATTTTGGGAGATCTCCAGACAGATCCATGAGTTCATGACATGGACACAGGTAGAGTGTCCCTTCGAGAAGGACAAGAAGATTCAGAATTACCTGCTCACGGCGCCCATCTACAGTGAGGAAG CTCTCTTCATCGCCTCCTTTGAAAGTGAAGGTCCCGAGAACCACATGGAAAAGGACAGCTGGAAGACCCTCAG GACCACCCTCCTTAATAGAGCCTGA
- the RASGEF1A gene encoding ras-GEF domain-containing family member 1A isoform X3 gives MRTYIFTFLLSSRVFVPPRDLLARVGQIYLEQRQQLEDEPEKAKLKSFSAKIVQLLQEWTEAFPYDFQDEKAMAELKAITHRVTQCDEENGTVKKAIAQMTQSLLLSLAARSQFQELREKLRPPAVDKGSVLKTKPPAAQKDILGVCCDPLVLAQQLTHIELDRVSSIHPEDLMQIISHVDSLDNHRGPPGFLRPAVSSQCRGDLTKTYSLEAYDNWFNCLSMLVATEVCRVVKKKHRTRMLEFFIDVARECFNMGNFNSMMAIISGMNLSPVARLKKTWSKVKTAKFDVLEHHMDPSSNFCNYRTALQGATQRSQMANSSREKIVIPVFNLFVKDIYFLHKIHTNHLPNGHINFKKFWEISRQIHEFMTWTQVECPFEKDKKIQNYLLTAPIYSEEALFIASFESEGPENHMEKDSWKTLRTTLLNRA, from the exons ATG AGGACGTACATCTTCACGTTTCTCCTGAGCTCCCGAGTCTTCGTGCCCCCGCGCGACCTGCTGGCCCGTGTGGGGCAGATCTACCTGGAGCAACGGCAGCAGCTGGAGGATGAGCCTGAAAAG GCCAAGCTGAAGTCCTTCTCAGCCAAGATCGTGCAGCTTCTGCAGGAGTGGACGGAGGCTTTCCCGTATGACTTCCAGGACGAGAAGGCCATGGCCGAGCTGAAGGCCATCACACACCGCGTCACCCAGTGTGACGAG GAGAATGGCACGGTGAAGAAGGCCATTGCCCAGATGACACAGAGCCTGTTGCTGTCCCTGGCCGCCCGGAGCCAGTTCCAGGAACTGCGAGAGAAGCTTCGGCCACCAGCTGTGGACAAAGGGTCCGTCCTCAAGACCAAGCCACCAGCCGCCCAGAAGGACATTCTGGGTGTGTGCTGCGACCCCCTGGTGCTGGCCCAGCAGCTGACTCACATTGAGCTG GACAGGGTCAGCAGCATCCATCCTGAGGACCTGATGCAGATCATCAGCCATGTGGACTCCTTAGACAACCACAGG GGTCCTCCAGGCTTCCTGAgacctgctgtgtcctcacagtgCCGAGGGGACCTGACCAAGACCTATAGCCTGGAGGCCTACGACAACTGGTTCAACTGCCTGAGCATGCTGGTGGCCACAGAGGTGTGCCGG GTGGTGAAGAAGAAGCACCGGACCCGCATGTTGGAGTTCTTCATCGACGTGGCCCGGGAGTGCTTCAACATGGGGAATTTCAACTCCATGATGGCCATCATCT CTGGCATGAACCTCAGTCCCGTGGCACGGCTGAAGAAAACCTGGTCCAAAGTCAAGACGGCCAAGTTCGACGTCTTGGAG CACCACATGGACCCTTCCAGCAACTTCTGCAACTACCGCACGGCCCTGCAGGGCGCCACGCAGAGGTCCCAGATGGCCAACAGCAGCCGAGAGAAGATCGTCATCCCTGTGTTCAACCTCTTCGTTAAGGACATCTACTTCCTGCACAAAATCCACACCAACCACCTGCCCAATGGGCACATTAACTTCAAG AAATTTTGGGAGATCTCCAGACAGATCCATGAGTTCATGACATGGACACAGGTAGAGTGTCCCTTCGAGAAGGACAAGAAGATTCAGAATTACCTGCTCACGGCGCCCATCTACAGTGAGGAAG CTCTCTTCATCGCCTCCTTTGAAAGTGAAGGTCCCGAGAACCACATGGAAAAGGACAGCTGGAAGACCCTCAG GACCACCCTCCTTAATAGAGCCTGA
- the LOC105877003 gene encoding LOW QUALITY PROTEIN: unconventional prefoldin RPB5 interactor 1 (The sequence of the model RefSeq protein was modified relative to this genomic sequence to represent the inferred CDS: inserted 7 bases in 4 codons) translates to MVPFGPFAFMPGKLVHTNEVTVLLGDNWFAKCSAKQAVGLVEHRKEHVRKTIDDLKKVMKNFESRVEFTEDLQKMSDAAGDIVDIREEIRSDFEFKAKHRIAHKPHSKPKTSDTFEADFENDVKSKDLLADTELWARLEELERQEELLGELDSKPDPVVANAEDAASSEEEKDDGSTHEGVTHRVTVPLAPGSCHEGVTSSELFNGHTDSQSNCSVNGSDSHHSDDDDDDHNGDGDHDASGLGDDSIPTIYFSHTVEPKRVRINTGXNTTLKFSEKKEEAKRKRKSSSGGHSARELPAIRTPADIYRVFVDLVNGECVPRKSILKSRSREXSVCSDTSESSAAELXRSLSCEDGAAATAARALXEEEPQRGGHQKKLLPSPGTHEAFSGTVIEKEFLSPTLAPHPAIALPTIPERRVLSEASEETVKRVSKFKAARLQQKN, encoded by the exons ATGGTACCATTCGGCCCGTTTGCCTTCATGCCGGGAAAACTCGTGCACACTAATGAAGTCACTGTTTTACTCGGGGACAACTGGTTTGCGAAGTGCTCGGCAAAGCAGGCCGTAGGTTTAGTTGAGCACCGGAAAGAACATGTaagaaaaacaatagatgatttaaaaaaagtgatgaaaaatTTTGAATCCAGAGTTGAATTCACAGAAGATTTGCAGAAAATGAGTGATGCAGCAGGGGATATTGTTGACATAAGAGAAGAAATTAGAAGTGACTTTGAGTTTAAAGCAAAACACCGAATTGCTCATAAACCCCATTCCAAACCAAAAACTTCAGATACTTTTGAAGCAGATTTTGAAAATGATGTAAAATCCAAAGATTTGCTTGCTGATACGGAGCTGTGGGCTCGGCTTGAAGAGCTGGAGAGACAAGAAGAACTGCTGGGTGAACTTGATAGCAAGCCCGACCCCGTGGTTGCCAACGCAGAGGACGCAGCCTCCTCTGAGGAGGAGAAGGACGATGGAAGCACACACGAGGGAGTGACTCATCGAGTGACAGTCCCGCTCGCTCCCGGCAGTTGTCACGAGGGCGTGACAAGTTCAGAACTGTTCAATGGTCACACGGATAGTCAGTCGAACTGTTCAGTGAATGGCTCAGATTCTCATcacagtgatgatgatgacgacgaCCACAATGGTGACGGTGACCATGACGCTTCAGGGCTCGGAGACGACTCTATACCAACAATATACTTTTCGCACACTGTGGAGCCTAAGAGGGTCCGAATAAATACTG AAAACACCACTTTAAAATTCAGCgaaaagaaagaggaagccaAACGCAAGCGGAAGAGCAGCTCGGGTGGCCACTCGGCCCGGGAGCTGCCCGCCATCAGGACTCCAGCTGACATTTACAGAGTCTTTGTGGACCTGGTGAACGGAGAGTGCGTGCCCCGCAAGTCCATCCTGAAGTCGCGGAGCAGAGA CAGCGTGTGCAGCGACACCAGCGAGAGCAGCGCCGCCGAGCT GAGGAGCCTCAGCTGCGAGGACGGGGCGGCAGCGACGGCGGCGAGGGCGCT TGAGGAGGAGCCTCAGCGGGGCGGCCACCAGAAGAAACTCCTGCCCTCACCGGGGACGCACGAGGCTTTCTCTGGAACGGTGATAGAGAAAGAGTTTTTATCGCCCACCTTAGCGCCCCACCCGGCCATCGCGCTCCCCACCATTCCAGAACGGAGAGTTCTGTCTGAGGCATCAGAAGAAACTGTAAAGAGGGTTTCAAAGTTCAAAGCTGCCAGACTGCAACAGAAAAACTAG